A region from the Canis aureus isolate CA01 chromosome 8, VMU_Caureus_v.1.0, whole genome shotgun sequence genome encodes:
- the CCP110 gene encoding centriolar coiled-coil protein of 110 kDa isoform X1: protein MEEYEKFCENSLARIQDASLSTESFLPVQSESISLIRFHGVAVLSPLLNIEKRKEMQQEKQKALDVETRKHVNRKKALLTRVQEILENVQVRKAPKASDFDPWETGTVYSDSEVRNLNVPATFPNILPSPTEHSTLGKFEKITGILPLNNEDQFKSNGVDLTKDSEFNSLKHCDSSDIISSVENETSVKTPSTTPQETLTPNGLFPTNEEQDPSLSEEVTPDPYIMSLQNLMKKSKEYIEREQSRRSLRSSVKRSVYESHSDKENEAVKGTDSGREKVQLAGRHCASLVPDKPSLNKSNVLLQGASTQASGVNMSVLGSFSKVDIPVRTGHCTVLDLDSDFKVIPTFVPENHVIKSLTGSYAKLPSPEPSLSPKMHRRHSRPSSACHILINNPVNACELSPKGKEQTVDLVVQATDEETNIPESVPKLPADLAGVCSSKVCVTKNTSEAIQEVVLGKSNQVCQSSGSQLEKKVIHGLAIVEGQLTSDGRGPLKMDSTCTAMPRLPEPYATSQCIVTQNFGTMSGLKSANVLEKNTCNLQMELNKSYDVKNPSPLLMQNQNTRQQMDTPTVSCGNEPFLDNSFEKVKRRLDLDIDSLQKENCPYVLTTGVAEQERQHLPEKRYPKGSVYINKNKMLESSSKEGEEILKSKMLAFEEMRKRLEEQHAQQLSLLIAEQEREQERLQKEIEEQEKMLKEKKVIAAEASESGINNAVDLEWRKISDSGLLETMLSQVDSLHTSNSNSSGFTNSALQHSFASANEAPFYLWGSSTSGLNKLSVTRPFGRAKPKWSQVFSPEVQTKFNKITAVAKGFLTRRLMQTDKLKQLRQTVKDTMEFIRSFQSEAPLKRGVVSAQDASLQERVLAQLRAALYGIHDIFFVMDAAERMSILHHDREVRKEKMLRQMDKMKSPRVALSAATQKSLDRKKYMKAAEMGIPNKKFLVKQNPSETRVLQPNQGQNAPVHRLLSRQGTPKTSVKGVVQNRQKSSQSRVPNRAPVSGVYAGKIQRKRPNVATI from the exons ATGGAGGAGTATGAGAAGTTCTGTGAGAACAGTCTTGCCAGAATCCAAGATGCATCACTATCCACAGAGAGCTTTCTACCTGTCCAGTCTGAAAGCATCTCACTTATTCGCTTCCATGGAGTGGCTGTGCTTTCTCCCCTG CTTAACattgagaaaagaaaggaaatgcaaCAAGAGAAGCAGAAAGCACTTGATGTAGAAACAAGAAAGCATGTTAATAGGAAGAAAGCTTTATTGACTCGGGTCCAGGAGATTCTTGAAAATGTTCAG GTTAGAAAAGCACCTAAAGCCAGTGATTTTGATCCGTGGGAGACTGGAACAGTTTACTCTGATTCAGAAGTCAGAAACTTGAATGTCCCTGctacatttccaaatatcttgcCAAGCCCTACTGAGCACTCTACTTTAGGAAAGTTTGAAAAGATAACTGGAATTTTGCCATTGAATAATGAGGACCAATTTAAATCTAATGGGGTAGACTTAACTAAGGACTCAGAATTTAATTCTTTGAAGCACTGTGATAGTTCAGATATTATTAGCTCTGTGGAAAATGAAACTTCTGTAAAGACCCCCTCCACAACCCCTCAGGAGACTCTCACACCCAATGGTCTCTTCCCAACCAATGAAGAACAGGACCCATCACTTTCGGAAGAAGTTACTCCGGATCCCTACATAATGAGTCTTCAGAACTTGATGAAAAAGTCAAAGGAATATATAGAAAGAGAACAATCGAGACGTAGTCTGAGAAGTAGTGTGAAAAGAAGTGTTTATGAGAGTCATTCAGATAAAGAAAACGAGGCTGTTAAAGGGACTGACTCTGGGAGGGAGAAGGTGCAGCTGGCTGGCAGACACTGTGCTTCTCTGGTTCCTGACAAACCAAGCCTTAATAAATCAAATGTTCTCCTCCAAGGTGCTTCTACTCAAGCAAGCGGTGTGAATATGTCCGTTTTAGGTAGCTTTTCTAAAGTGGACATACCTGTACGAACTGGCCATTGCACTGTTTTAGACCTCGATTCTGATTTTAAAGTCATTCCCACTTTTGTTCCCGAAAATCATGTTATCAAAAGTCTTACTGGTTCGTATGCCAAATTACCTAGTCCAGAGCCAAGCCTGAGTCCTAAAATGCATCGAAGGCATTCTAGGCCATCATCAGCATGTCATATACTTATAAATAACCCAGTAAATGCCTGTGAATTAAGtcctaaaggaaaagaacagaCGGTAGACTTAGTTGTTCAAGCTACTGATGAAGAAACAAATATACCTGAAAGTGTGCCAAAGTTACCAGCTGATTTAGCTGGAGTTTGTTCAAGCAAGGTCTGTGTCACCAAAAATACATCTGAAGCCATACAGGAAGTGGTTTTAGGTAAATCAAATCAGGTATGCCAGTCTTCAGGAAGTCAGTTAGAAAAGAAGGTTATCCATGGACTTGCTATCGTGGAAGGTCAGTTAACATCTGATGGGAGAGGACCACTCAAAATGGACAGTACATGTACTGCAATGCCAAGGTTGCCTGAGCCATATGCCACCAGTCAGTGTATAGTGACTCAAAACTTTGGAACTATGAGTGGACTCAAGTCAGCCAATGTGTTAGAGAAAAACACCTGTAATTTACAAATGGAACTGAATAAGTCTTATGATGTAAAAAACCCATCTCCTTTACTCATGCAAAACCAGAATACCAGACAGCAGATGGACACCCCTACAGTGTCCTGTGGAAATGAACCATTTTTGGATAACAGTTTTGAGAAAGTTAAACGGAGACTTGATTTAGATATTGATAGTTTGCAAAAAGAAAACTGCCCTTATGTCTTAACAACTGGAGTAGCTGAACAGGAAAGGCAACATTTGCCAGAAAAAAGATACCCTAAGGGATCTGTCTACATCAACaagaataaaatgttagaaaGTAGTTCCAAAG AAGGCGAGGAGATATTAAAAAGCAAGATGTTAGCTTTTGAAGAAATGCGGAAGAGGCTAGAAGAACAGCACGCCCAGCAGTTATCACTACTCATAGCTGAGCAGGAAAGGGAACAGGAAAGATTGCAGAAG GAAATAGaagaacaggagaaaatgttaaaagagaAGAAGGTGATTGCTGCTGAAGCCTCTGAATCAGGCATTAACAATGCAGTGGACttagaatggagaaaaataagcGACTCTGGTTTGCTGGAAACAATGTTGTCTCAAGTGGACTCACTCCATACTTCAAATTCAAATAGTTCTg GTTTCACAAATTCTGCCCTGCAGCATAGCTTTGCTTCTGCAAATGAAGCACCCTTCTACCTCTGGGGATCATCAACTAGTGGCTTGAACAAACTCTCAGTAACAAGGCCTTTTGGACGGGCCAAACCTAAATGGTCTCAG GTTTTCAGTCCAGAAGTACAAACAAAATTTAACAAGATAACCGCAGTGGCAAAAGGATTTCTTACTCGTAGACTTATGCAGACAGATAAGCTGAAACAACTTCGCCAAACTGTAAAA GACACTATGGAATTCATAAGGAGTTTTCAGTCAGAAGCGCCATTAAAGAGAGGAGTTGTTTCAGCACAAGATGCTTCTCTTCAGGAAAGAGTGTTAGCTCAG TTGCGAGCTGCCCTGTATGGTATTCATGACATATTCTTTGTAATGGATGCAGCTGAAAGAATGTCTATTCTCCATCATGACCGAGAAGTTCGCAAAGAAAAAATGCTCAGGCAAATG GACAAAATGAAAAGTCCACGAGTGGCCCTGTCAGCTGCAACACAGAAGTCTCTTGATAGGAAGAAGTACATGAA AGCTGCTGAAATGGGAATTCCAAATAAGAAATTTCTGGTTAAACAAAATCCTTCTGAAACAAG AGTCCTTCAGCCAAACCAAGGACAGAATGCACCAGTTCATAGGCTACTTAGTAGACAAGG AACCCCTAAGACATCAGTGAAGGGGGTTGTGCAAAATAGACAGAAGTCTTCACAGAGCAGAGTGCCTAACAGAGCGCCTGTTTCAG GAGTATATGCAGGAAAAATCCAAAGAAAGCGGCCAAATGTTGCGACAATTTAA
- the CCP110 gene encoding centriolar coiled-coil protein of 110 kDa isoform X3 — MEEYEKFCENSLARIQDASLSTESFLPVQSESISLIRFHGVAVLSPLLNIEKRKEMQQEKQKALDVETRKHVNRKKALLTRVQEILENVQVRKAPKASDFDPWETGTVYSDSEVRNLNVPATFPNILPSPTEHSTLGKFEKITGILPLNNEDQFKSNGVDLTKDSEFNSLKHCDSSDIISSVENETSVKTPSTTPQETLTPNGLFPTNEEQDPSLSEEVTPDPYIMSLQNLMKKSKEYIEREQSRRSLRSSVKRSVYESHSDKENEAVKGTDSGREKVQLAGRHCASLVPDKPSLNKSNVLLQGASTQASGVNMSVLGSFSKVDIPVRTGHCTVLDLDSDFKVIPTFVPENHVIKSLTGSYAKLPSPEPSLSPKMHRRHSRPSSACHILINNPVNACELSPKGKEQTVDLVVQATDEETNIPESVPKLPADLAGVCSSKVCVTKNTSEAIQEVVLGKSNQVCQSSGSQLEKKVIHGLAIVEGQLTSDGRGPLKMDSTCTAMPRLPEPYATSQCIVTQNFGTMSGLKSANVLEKNTCNLQMELNKSYDVKNPSPLLMQNQNTRQQMDTPTVSCGNEPFLDNSFEKVKRRLDLDIDSLQKENCPYVLTTGVAEQERQHLPEKRYPKGSVYINKNKMLESSSKEGEEILKSKMLAFEEMRKRLEEQHAQQLSLLIAEQEREQERLQKEIEEQEKMLKEKKVIAAEASESGINNAVDLEWRKISDSGLLETMLSQVDSLHTSNSNSSGFTNSALQHSFASANEAPFYLWGSSTSGLNKLSVTRPFGRAKPKWSQVFSPEVQTKFNKITAVAKGFLTRRLMQTDKLKQLRQTVKDTMEFIRSFQSEAPLKRGVVSAQDASLQERVLAQLRAALYGIHDIFFVMDAAERMSILHHDREVRKEKMLRQMDKMKSPRVALSAATQKSLDRKKYMKAAEMGIPNKKFLVKQNPSETRVLQPNQGQNAPVHRLLSRQGFGEVYHPGIFVSAHKVMKNFSLWPQDHM, encoded by the exons ATGGAGGAGTATGAGAAGTTCTGTGAGAACAGTCTTGCCAGAATCCAAGATGCATCACTATCCACAGAGAGCTTTCTACCTGTCCAGTCTGAAAGCATCTCACTTATTCGCTTCCATGGAGTGGCTGTGCTTTCTCCCCTG CTTAACattgagaaaagaaaggaaatgcaaCAAGAGAAGCAGAAAGCACTTGATGTAGAAACAAGAAAGCATGTTAATAGGAAGAAAGCTTTATTGACTCGGGTCCAGGAGATTCTTGAAAATGTTCAG GTTAGAAAAGCACCTAAAGCCAGTGATTTTGATCCGTGGGAGACTGGAACAGTTTACTCTGATTCAGAAGTCAGAAACTTGAATGTCCCTGctacatttccaaatatcttgcCAAGCCCTACTGAGCACTCTACTTTAGGAAAGTTTGAAAAGATAACTGGAATTTTGCCATTGAATAATGAGGACCAATTTAAATCTAATGGGGTAGACTTAACTAAGGACTCAGAATTTAATTCTTTGAAGCACTGTGATAGTTCAGATATTATTAGCTCTGTGGAAAATGAAACTTCTGTAAAGACCCCCTCCACAACCCCTCAGGAGACTCTCACACCCAATGGTCTCTTCCCAACCAATGAAGAACAGGACCCATCACTTTCGGAAGAAGTTACTCCGGATCCCTACATAATGAGTCTTCAGAACTTGATGAAAAAGTCAAAGGAATATATAGAAAGAGAACAATCGAGACGTAGTCTGAGAAGTAGTGTGAAAAGAAGTGTTTATGAGAGTCATTCAGATAAAGAAAACGAGGCTGTTAAAGGGACTGACTCTGGGAGGGAGAAGGTGCAGCTGGCTGGCAGACACTGTGCTTCTCTGGTTCCTGACAAACCAAGCCTTAATAAATCAAATGTTCTCCTCCAAGGTGCTTCTACTCAAGCAAGCGGTGTGAATATGTCCGTTTTAGGTAGCTTTTCTAAAGTGGACATACCTGTACGAACTGGCCATTGCACTGTTTTAGACCTCGATTCTGATTTTAAAGTCATTCCCACTTTTGTTCCCGAAAATCATGTTATCAAAAGTCTTACTGGTTCGTATGCCAAATTACCTAGTCCAGAGCCAAGCCTGAGTCCTAAAATGCATCGAAGGCATTCTAGGCCATCATCAGCATGTCATATACTTATAAATAACCCAGTAAATGCCTGTGAATTAAGtcctaaaggaaaagaacagaCGGTAGACTTAGTTGTTCAAGCTACTGATGAAGAAACAAATATACCTGAAAGTGTGCCAAAGTTACCAGCTGATTTAGCTGGAGTTTGTTCAAGCAAGGTCTGTGTCACCAAAAATACATCTGAAGCCATACAGGAAGTGGTTTTAGGTAAATCAAATCAGGTATGCCAGTCTTCAGGAAGTCAGTTAGAAAAGAAGGTTATCCATGGACTTGCTATCGTGGAAGGTCAGTTAACATCTGATGGGAGAGGACCACTCAAAATGGACAGTACATGTACTGCAATGCCAAGGTTGCCTGAGCCATATGCCACCAGTCAGTGTATAGTGACTCAAAACTTTGGAACTATGAGTGGACTCAAGTCAGCCAATGTGTTAGAGAAAAACACCTGTAATTTACAAATGGAACTGAATAAGTCTTATGATGTAAAAAACCCATCTCCTTTACTCATGCAAAACCAGAATACCAGACAGCAGATGGACACCCCTACAGTGTCCTGTGGAAATGAACCATTTTTGGATAACAGTTTTGAGAAAGTTAAACGGAGACTTGATTTAGATATTGATAGTTTGCAAAAAGAAAACTGCCCTTATGTCTTAACAACTGGAGTAGCTGAACAGGAAAGGCAACATTTGCCAGAAAAAAGATACCCTAAGGGATCTGTCTACATCAACaagaataaaatgttagaaaGTAGTTCCAAAG AAGGCGAGGAGATATTAAAAAGCAAGATGTTAGCTTTTGAAGAAATGCGGAAGAGGCTAGAAGAACAGCACGCCCAGCAGTTATCACTACTCATAGCTGAGCAGGAAAGGGAACAGGAAAGATTGCAGAAG GAAATAGaagaacaggagaaaatgttaaaagagaAGAAGGTGATTGCTGCTGAAGCCTCTGAATCAGGCATTAACAATGCAGTGGACttagaatggagaaaaataagcGACTCTGGTTTGCTGGAAACAATGTTGTCTCAAGTGGACTCACTCCATACTTCAAATTCAAATAGTTCTg GTTTCACAAATTCTGCCCTGCAGCATAGCTTTGCTTCTGCAAATGAAGCACCCTTCTACCTCTGGGGATCATCAACTAGTGGCTTGAACAAACTCTCAGTAACAAGGCCTTTTGGACGGGCCAAACCTAAATGGTCTCAG GTTTTCAGTCCAGAAGTACAAACAAAATTTAACAAGATAACCGCAGTGGCAAAAGGATTTCTTACTCGTAGACTTATGCAGACAGATAAGCTGAAACAACTTCGCCAAACTGTAAAA GACACTATGGAATTCATAAGGAGTTTTCAGTCAGAAGCGCCATTAAAGAGAGGAGTTGTTTCAGCACAAGATGCTTCTCTTCAGGAAAGAGTGTTAGCTCAG TTGCGAGCTGCCCTGTATGGTATTCATGACATATTCTTTGTAATGGATGCAGCTGAAAGAATGTCTATTCTCCATCATGACCGAGAAGTTCGCAAAGAAAAAATGCTCAGGCAAATG GACAAAATGAAAAGTCCACGAGTGGCCCTGTCAGCTGCAACACAGAAGTCTCTTGATAGGAAGAAGTACATGAA AGCTGCTGAAATGGGAATTCCAAATAAGAAATTTCTGGTTAAACAAAATCCTTCTGAAACAAG AGTCCTTCAGCCAAACCAAGGACAGAATGCACCAGTTCATAGGCTACTTAGTAGACAAGG CTTTGGGGAAGTGTATCACCCAGGAATATTTGTATCTGCACATAAAGTGATGAAAAATTTCTCCCTCTGGCCACAAGATCACATGTGA
- the CCP110 gene encoding centriolar coiled-coil protein of 110 kDa isoform X4, whose translation MEEYEKFCENSLARIQDASLSTESFLPVQSESISLIRFHGVAVLSPLLNIEKRKEMQQEKQKALDVETRKHVNRKKALLTRVQEILENVQVRKAPKASDFDPWETGTVYSDSEVRNLNVPATFPNILPSPTEHSTLGKFEKITGILPLNNEDQFKSNGVDLTKDSEFNSLKHCDSSDIISSVENETSVKTPSTTPQETLTPNGLFPTNEEQDPSLSEEVTPDPYIMSLQNLMKKSKEYIEREQSRRSLRSSVKRSVYESHSDKENEAVKGTDSGREKVQLAGRHCASLVPDKPSLNKSNVLLQGASTQASGVNMSVLGSFSKVDIPVRTGHCTVLDLDSDFKVIPTFVPENHVIKSLTGSYAKLPSPEPSLSPKMHRRHSRPSSACHILINNPVNACELSPKGKEQTVDLVVQATDEETNIPESVPKLPADLAGVCSSKVCVTKNTSEAIQEVVLGKSNQVCQSSGSQLEKKVIHGLAIVEGQLTSDGRGPLKMDSTCTAMPRLPEPYATSQCIVTQNFGTMSGLKSANVLEKNTCNLQMELNKSYDVKNPSPLLMQNQNTRQQMDTPTVSCGNEPFLDNSFEKVKRRLDLDIDSLQKENCPYVLTTGVAEQERQHLPEKRYPKGSVYINKNKMLESSSKEGEEILKSKMLAFEEMRKRLEEQHAQQLSLLIAEQEREQERLQKEIEEQEKMLKEKKVIAAEASESGINNAVDLEWRKISDSGLLETMLSQVDSLHTSNSNSSGFTNSALQHSFASANEAPFYLWGSSTSGLNKLSVTRPFGRAKPKWSQVFSPEVQTKFNKITAVAKGFLTRRLMQTDKLKQLRQTVKDTMEFIRSFQSEAPLKRGVVSAQDASLQERVLAQLRAALYGIHDIFFVMDAAERMSILHHDREVRKEKMLRQMDKMKSPRVALSAATQKSLDRKKYMKAAEMGIPNKKFLVKQNPSETRVLQPNQGQNAPVHRLLSRQGSICRKNPKKAAKCCDNLRRQHSLG comes from the exons ATGGAGGAGTATGAGAAGTTCTGTGAGAACAGTCTTGCCAGAATCCAAGATGCATCACTATCCACAGAGAGCTTTCTACCTGTCCAGTCTGAAAGCATCTCACTTATTCGCTTCCATGGAGTGGCTGTGCTTTCTCCCCTG CTTAACattgagaaaagaaaggaaatgcaaCAAGAGAAGCAGAAAGCACTTGATGTAGAAACAAGAAAGCATGTTAATAGGAAGAAAGCTTTATTGACTCGGGTCCAGGAGATTCTTGAAAATGTTCAG GTTAGAAAAGCACCTAAAGCCAGTGATTTTGATCCGTGGGAGACTGGAACAGTTTACTCTGATTCAGAAGTCAGAAACTTGAATGTCCCTGctacatttccaaatatcttgcCAAGCCCTACTGAGCACTCTACTTTAGGAAAGTTTGAAAAGATAACTGGAATTTTGCCATTGAATAATGAGGACCAATTTAAATCTAATGGGGTAGACTTAACTAAGGACTCAGAATTTAATTCTTTGAAGCACTGTGATAGTTCAGATATTATTAGCTCTGTGGAAAATGAAACTTCTGTAAAGACCCCCTCCACAACCCCTCAGGAGACTCTCACACCCAATGGTCTCTTCCCAACCAATGAAGAACAGGACCCATCACTTTCGGAAGAAGTTACTCCGGATCCCTACATAATGAGTCTTCAGAACTTGATGAAAAAGTCAAAGGAATATATAGAAAGAGAACAATCGAGACGTAGTCTGAGAAGTAGTGTGAAAAGAAGTGTTTATGAGAGTCATTCAGATAAAGAAAACGAGGCTGTTAAAGGGACTGACTCTGGGAGGGAGAAGGTGCAGCTGGCTGGCAGACACTGTGCTTCTCTGGTTCCTGACAAACCAAGCCTTAATAAATCAAATGTTCTCCTCCAAGGTGCTTCTACTCAAGCAAGCGGTGTGAATATGTCCGTTTTAGGTAGCTTTTCTAAAGTGGACATACCTGTACGAACTGGCCATTGCACTGTTTTAGACCTCGATTCTGATTTTAAAGTCATTCCCACTTTTGTTCCCGAAAATCATGTTATCAAAAGTCTTACTGGTTCGTATGCCAAATTACCTAGTCCAGAGCCAAGCCTGAGTCCTAAAATGCATCGAAGGCATTCTAGGCCATCATCAGCATGTCATATACTTATAAATAACCCAGTAAATGCCTGTGAATTAAGtcctaaaggaaaagaacagaCGGTAGACTTAGTTGTTCAAGCTACTGATGAAGAAACAAATATACCTGAAAGTGTGCCAAAGTTACCAGCTGATTTAGCTGGAGTTTGTTCAAGCAAGGTCTGTGTCACCAAAAATACATCTGAAGCCATACAGGAAGTGGTTTTAGGTAAATCAAATCAGGTATGCCAGTCTTCAGGAAGTCAGTTAGAAAAGAAGGTTATCCATGGACTTGCTATCGTGGAAGGTCAGTTAACATCTGATGGGAGAGGACCACTCAAAATGGACAGTACATGTACTGCAATGCCAAGGTTGCCTGAGCCATATGCCACCAGTCAGTGTATAGTGACTCAAAACTTTGGAACTATGAGTGGACTCAAGTCAGCCAATGTGTTAGAGAAAAACACCTGTAATTTACAAATGGAACTGAATAAGTCTTATGATGTAAAAAACCCATCTCCTTTACTCATGCAAAACCAGAATACCAGACAGCAGATGGACACCCCTACAGTGTCCTGTGGAAATGAACCATTTTTGGATAACAGTTTTGAGAAAGTTAAACGGAGACTTGATTTAGATATTGATAGTTTGCAAAAAGAAAACTGCCCTTATGTCTTAACAACTGGAGTAGCTGAACAGGAAAGGCAACATTTGCCAGAAAAAAGATACCCTAAGGGATCTGTCTACATCAACaagaataaaatgttagaaaGTAGTTCCAAAG AAGGCGAGGAGATATTAAAAAGCAAGATGTTAGCTTTTGAAGAAATGCGGAAGAGGCTAGAAGAACAGCACGCCCAGCAGTTATCACTACTCATAGCTGAGCAGGAAAGGGAACAGGAAAGATTGCAGAAG GAAATAGaagaacaggagaaaatgttaaaagagaAGAAGGTGATTGCTGCTGAAGCCTCTGAATCAGGCATTAACAATGCAGTGGACttagaatggagaaaaataagcGACTCTGGTTTGCTGGAAACAATGTTGTCTCAAGTGGACTCACTCCATACTTCAAATTCAAATAGTTCTg GTTTCACAAATTCTGCCCTGCAGCATAGCTTTGCTTCTGCAAATGAAGCACCCTTCTACCTCTGGGGATCATCAACTAGTGGCTTGAACAAACTCTCAGTAACAAGGCCTTTTGGACGGGCCAAACCTAAATGGTCTCAG GTTTTCAGTCCAGAAGTACAAACAAAATTTAACAAGATAACCGCAGTGGCAAAAGGATTTCTTACTCGTAGACTTATGCAGACAGATAAGCTGAAACAACTTCGCCAAACTGTAAAA GACACTATGGAATTCATAAGGAGTTTTCAGTCAGAAGCGCCATTAAAGAGAGGAGTTGTTTCAGCACAAGATGCTTCTCTTCAGGAAAGAGTGTTAGCTCAG TTGCGAGCTGCCCTGTATGGTATTCATGACATATTCTTTGTAATGGATGCAGCTGAAAGAATGTCTATTCTCCATCATGACCGAGAAGTTCGCAAAGAAAAAATGCTCAGGCAAATG GACAAAATGAAAAGTCCACGAGTGGCCCTGTCAGCTGCAACACAGAAGTCTCTTGATAGGAAGAAGTACATGAA AGCTGCTGAAATGGGAATTCCAAATAAGAAATTTCTGGTTAAACAAAATCCTTCTGAAACAAG AGTCCTTCAGCCAAACCAAGGACAGAATGCACCAGTTCATAGGCTACTTAGTAGACAAGG GAGTATATGCAGGAAAAATCCAAAGAAAGCGGCCAAATGTTGCGACAATTTAAGAAGACAACATTCGTTAGGATAA